Proteins encoded together in one Stutzerimonas stutzeri window:
- a CDS encoding microcin C ABC transporter permease YejB, with product MLAYIIRRLLLIIPTLFGILLINFIIIQAAPGGPVEQAIAKLEGFEGATSRIAGGGSEVAVGGTSYRGAQGLDPELIAEIERLYGFDKPPAERFWIMLSNYLRLDFGESFFRDAKVTDLIIEKMPVSISLGLWSTLIMYLASIPLGIAKATRHGSKFDVWTSSAIIVGYAIPAFLFAILLIVLFAGGSYWNWFPLRGLTSANFDDLTLGGKIIDYFWHLALPVTALVIGNFATLTLLTKNSFLDEINKQYVITARAKGLSKNRVLYGHVFRNAMLIIIAGFPAAFIGMFFTGSLLIEVIFSLDGLGLLSFEAAINRDYPVVFGTLFLFTLLGLVVKLIGDLTYTLVDPRIDFESREA from the coding sequence ATGCTGGCCTATATCATTCGCCGACTGCTGCTGATCATTCCGACGCTGTTCGGCATTCTGCTGATCAACTTCATCATTATCCAGGCAGCGCCAGGCGGCCCGGTCGAACAGGCAATCGCCAAACTGGAAGGCTTCGAAGGCGCCACCAGCCGTATCGCCGGTGGCGGCTCGGAAGTCGCGGTGGGCGGCACCAGCTATCGCGGCGCGCAGGGCCTGGACCCCGAGCTGATCGCCGAGATCGAGCGACTCTACGGCTTCGACAAACCGCCGGCCGAGCGCTTCTGGATCATGCTCAGCAACTACCTGCGGCTGGACTTCGGCGAGAGCTTCTTCCGCGACGCCAAGGTCACCGACCTGATCATCGAGAAGATGCCTGTCTCCATCTCGCTGGGGCTGTGGAGCACGCTGATCATGTACCTGGCCTCGATTCCGCTGGGGATCGCCAAGGCCACGCGCCACGGCAGCAAGTTCGACGTCTGGACCAGCTCGGCGATCATCGTCGGTTACGCCATTCCAGCGTTTCTGTTCGCCATTCTGCTGATCGTGCTGTTCGCCGGCGGCAGCTACTGGAACTGGTTCCCCCTGCGCGGCCTGACCTCGGCCAACTTCGACGACCTGACGCTGGGCGGCAAGATCATCGACTATTTCTGGCACCTGGCCCTGCCCGTCACCGCCCTGGTGATCGGCAACTTCGCCACCCTGACGCTGCTGACCAAGAACAGCTTCCTCGACGAGATCAACAAGCAGTACGTGATCACGGCACGGGCGAAGGGCTTGAGCAAGAATCGCGTGCTCTACGGTCACGTGTTCCGCAATGCCATGCTGATCATCATTGCCGGCTTCCCGGCCGCCTTCATCGGCATGTTCTTCACCGGTTCGCTGCTGATCGAGGTGATCTTCTCCCTCGACGGGCTCGGCCTGCTCAGTTTCGAGGCGGCGATCAACCGCGACTATCCGGTGGTGTTCGGCACCCTCTTCCTCTTCACCCTGCTCGGCCTGGTGGTGAAGCTGATCGGCGACCTGACCTATACGCTGGTCGACCCACGCATCGACTTCGAAAGCAGGGAGGCCTGA
- a CDS encoding SDR family NAD(P)-dependent oxidoreductase: MSDSKHSVIAEVAGKVALVTGAASGIGKAIALLLHERGAKVIAEDIDPAVEELARPGLVPLQADITEDGAAERAVGLVVERFGRLDILVNNAGIIINKLVVDMTREDWERIQAVNATAAFLHCREAVKAMMPNRSGAIVNIASYASYFAFPTIAAYTASKGALAQLTRTLALEAIEHGIRVNAIGVGDVVTNILNDVVEDGPGFLAQHGEAAPIGRAAQPEEIAEVVAFLASERASFMVGSVVMADGGMTVTAG; encoded by the coding sequence ATGAGCGATTCGAAGCATAGCGTCATCGCGGAAGTTGCAGGCAAGGTCGCGCTGGTCACTGGCGCTGCCAGTGGTATCGGCAAGGCGATCGCCTTGCTGCTGCACGAGCGAGGTGCCAAGGTCATTGCCGAAGACATCGACCCGGCGGTCGAGGAACTCGCTCGACCGGGGCTAGTGCCGCTTCAGGCCGACATCACCGAAGACGGGGCCGCGGAGCGGGCGGTGGGCCTGGTGGTCGAGCGCTTCGGCCGACTCGACATCCTGGTCAACAATGCCGGCATCATCATCAACAAGCTGGTGGTGGACATGACCCGCGAGGACTGGGAGCGCATCCAGGCGGTCAATGCCACTGCGGCTTTCCTGCATTGCCGCGAAGCGGTCAAGGCAATGATGCCCAACCGCTCGGGGGCGATCGTCAATATCGCCTCCTATGCGTCGTACTTCGCCTTTCCGACCATCGCCGCCTATACGGCTTCGAAGGGGGCGCTGGCACAGCTGACCCGCACGCTGGCACTGGAGGCGATCGAGCATGGCATTCGGGTAAACGCCATCGGCGTCGGCGATGTGGTGACCAACATCCTCAACGATGTGGTCGAGGACGGGCCGGGCTTTCTCGCCCAGCATGGCGAAGCCGCGCCCATCGGCCGCGCGGCGCAGCCGGAGGAGATTGCCGAGGTCGTTGCGTTCCTGGCCTCGGAGCGAGCCAGTTTCATGGTCGGCTCGGTGGTAATGGCCGATGGCGGCATGACGGTGACCGCCGGCTGA
- a CDS encoding extracellular solute-binding protein: protein MNNRVRHSLFRAGLLSLLCMATLAEAAPRHALTLYDEKPKYPANFQHFEYVNPEAPKGGTLRQAGFGSFDSLNPFINKGVAADDIGLIYDTLTTNSLDEPFTVYGLLAEKIEKGPNNSWVRFHLRPQARFHDGEPVTADDVVFTFETLMSKGAPHYRGYYADVEKVVAESPRRVRFDFKHAGNRELPMILGQLPVLPKHWWEGREFTSGSLEIPLGSGPYRVEKVQAGRSIRYARVEDYWGKDLPVNRGFYNFDHVNFDYYRDNTVALQAFKAGHFDYWFETSAKNWATAYDIAAVRDGRIVKDEIRNYNPTGMQGFIFNIRRTHLQDRRVREALGLLFDYEWTNRQLFNGAYTRTRSYFDNSELASSGLPSEDELKILEPLRGKVPDEVFDKAFELPQTPGNGVIREQQRQAYRLLTEAGWKVENDQMLDAQGKPVKLEFLLVQAEFERVLLPYKRNLADLGIELEIRRVDVSQYINRLRSRDYDMIVSGFGQSNSPGNEQREYWHSASADNPGSRNFIGLKDPAIDVLVEGLIGADSRKELVAHTRALDRVLLWGHYVVPNWHIKTWRVAYWNHLAHPQVTPQQDIGLMTWWRKPDAQAPVADPAEAKKAEQAGAPAPSAEPAADDAADDSATDAEAER from the coding sequence ATGAACAATCGCGTGCGCCATTCGCTGTTTCGCGCCGGCCTGCTGAGTCTGCTCTGCATGGCAACCCTGGCCGAGGCCGCCCCCCGCCATGCCCTGACGCTGTATGACGAGAAGCCCAAGTACCCGGCCAATTTCCAGCACTTCGAGTACGTCAATCCCGAGGCCCCCAAGGGCGGCACGCTGCGCCAGGCCGGTTTCGGCAGCTTCGACTCGCTCAACCCCTTCATCAACAAGGGCGTCGCCGCCGATGACATCGGCCTGATCTACGACACACTCACCACCAACAGCCTGGACGAGCCGTTCACCGTCTACGGCCTGCTGGCGGAAAAGATCGAAAAGGGCCCGAACAACAGCTGGGTGCGCTTCCACCTGCGCCCGCAGGCTCGCTTCCACGATGGCGAGCCGGTAACCGCCGATGACGTGGTGTTCACCTTCGAGACGCTGATGAGCAAGGGCGCCCCGCACTACCGCGGCTATTACGCCGATGTGGAGAAGGTGGTGGCCGAGAGCCCGCGACGGGTTCGCTTCGACTTCAAGCACGCCGGCAACCGCGAGCTGCCGATGATCCTCGGCCAGCTGCCGGTGCTGCCGAAGCACTGGTGGGAGGGGCGCGAATTCACCTCTGGCAGCCTGGAAATCCCGCTGGGCAGCGGCCCGTACCGCGTCGAGAAGGTCCAGGCCGGGCGCTCGATCCGCTATGCCCGAGTCGAGGATTACTGGGGCAAGGACCTGCCGGTGAATCGCGGGTTCTACAACTTCGATCACGTCAACTTCGACTACTACCGGGACAACACCGTAGCGCTGCAGGCCTTCAAGGCCGGGCATTTCGACTACTGGTTCGAAACCAGTGCGAAGAACTGGGCCACCGCCTACGACATCGCCGCGGTCCGCGACGGCCGCATCGTCAAGGACGAAATCCGCAACTACAACCCGACCGGCATGCAGGGCTTCATCTTCAACATCCGCCGCACGCACCTGCAGGATCGTCGCGTCCGTGAAGCCCTGGGCCTGCTGTTCGACTACGAATGGACCAATCGCCAGCTGTTCAACGGTGCCTACACCCGCACTCGCAGCTACTTCGACAATTCCGAGCTGGCCTCCTCCGGGTTGCCGAGCGAGGACGAGCTCAAGATCCTCGAACCGCTGCGCGGCAAGGTGCCGGACGAGGTATTCGACAAGGCTTTCGAACTGCCACAAACCCCGGGCAACGGCGTGATCCGCGAGCAGCAGCGCCAGGCCTATCGGCTGTTGACCGAGGCTGGCTGGAAAGTCGAGAACGACCAGATGCTGGACGCCCAGGGCAAGCCGGTGAAACTGGAGTTCCTGCTGGTGCAGGCCGAATTCGAGCGCGTGCTGCTGCCCTACAAGCGCAACCTGGCGGACCTGGGCATCGAACTGGAGATCCGTCGGGTCGACGTCTCGCAATACATCAACCGGCTGCGCTCACGCGATTACGACATGATCGTCAGCGGCTTCGGCCAGTCCAACTCCCCTGGCAACGAACAGCGTGAGTATTGGCACTCGGCGAGCGCGGACAATCCCGGAAGCCGCAACTTCATCGGCCTGAAGGACCCGGCCATCGACGTGCTGGTCGAAGGGCTGATCGGCGCCGACTCGCGCAAGGAACTGGTCGCCCACACCCGGGCGCTCGACCGGGTGCTGCTCTGGGGTCACTACGTGGTCCCGAACTGGCACATCAAGACCTGGCGCGTGGCCTACTGGAACCACCTGGCGCATCCGCAGGTAACGCCGCAGCAGGACATCGGTCTGATGACCTGGTGGCGCAAGCCCGACGCCCAGGCGCCAGTAGCCGACCCGGCGGAAGCGAAGAAGGCCGAGCAGGCCGGCGCCCCGGCACCTTCGGCGGAACCGGCAGCCGACGATGCCGCTGACGACTCTGCTACCGACGCCGAGGCGGAGCGATAA
- a CDS encoding extracellular solute-binding protein yields MRALLLLLTCLALSFPALATISESHGYAQFGTLKYPASFTHFDWVNPRAPKGGRIKLMASGTFDTLNPYTFKGTSPSASPGFLQYGISELNEPLMVGTGLYDPSGDEPASSYGLIAESVEYSDNNSWVVFNLRKEARFHDGKPITAYDVAFSYRLLIKDGHPQYRTNLQGVKRVDILNRHRIRFVFEQPNNPLLIMRLGELPVLPQHYWKNRDFKATTFEPPLGSGPYRITQVQPGRQVVFERVRDWWGAKLPVNQGKYNFNRVEVEFYRDNVVAFEAFKVGEFDFYIEHQAKNWANGYQFPAMLRGDIIRAEIPHQIPTQTQALFMNGRRATFADQRVREALGLMFDFEWTNRALFYGAYRRSESYYPNSEFSATGKPEGGEWLLLSPYRKQLPAKLFSEPFQLPQTDGRGIPRDTLRRALGLLAEAGWKPSDAGLLNSAGQPLRFEILLVNPRLERILQPYVENLARIGIQANLRTVDGAQYKQRLDHYDYDMILMTLVQSLSPGIEQHLYFHSSQVDVKGGRNYAGVANPIVDDLIGKLLAAQTRDEQVAAARAIDRVLLWNHYTIPNWFISNHRLAYRNRFAHVTTPPYTLGLRAWWLKSLEKSK; encoded by the coding sequence ATGCGAGCCCTGCTACTGTTACTGACCTGTCTGGCCTTGAGCTTTCCCGCCCTCGCCACCATCAGCGAAAGCCATGGTTATGCGCAGTTCGGCACTCTTAAGTACCCAGCCTCCTTTACCCATTTCGACTGGGTGAACCCGCGCGCGCCCAAGGGCGGCCGGATCAAGCTGATGGCGTCAGGCACCTTCGACACGCTCAACCCCTACACATTCAAAGGCACCAGCCCGAGCGCCTCGCCCGGTTTCCTGCAGTACGGCATCAGCGAGCTCAACGAACCGCTGATGGTCGGCACCGGACTGTACGACCCATCCGGCGACGAACCCGCGTCCAGTTATGGACTGATTGCCGAATCGGTGGAGTACAGCGACAACAACAGCTGGGTGGTATTCAACCTGCGCAAGGAAGCCCGCTTCCATGACGGCAAGCCCATCACCGCATACGACGTCGCCTTCTCCTACCGCCTCCTGATCAAGGACGGCCACCCGCAGTACCGCACCAACCTGCAGGGCGTGAAGCGCGTCGACATCCTCAACCGCCACCGCATCCGCTTCGTCTTCGAGCAGCCGAACAATCCGCTGCTCATCATGCGCCTCGGCGAACTCCCGGTGCTGCCGCAGCACTACTGGAAGAATCGTGACTTCAAGGCCACCACCTTCGAGCCGCCGCTGGGCAGCGGTCCCTACCGCATCACGCAGGTGCAACCCGGGCGCCAGGTGGTGTTCGAACGCGTGCGCGACTGGTGGGGGGCGAAGCTGCCGGTCAACCAGGGCAAGTACAACTTCAACCGCGTCGAGGTCGAGTTCTACCGCGACAACGTGGTGGCGTTCGAAGCGTTCAAGGTCGGTGAATTCGACTTCTACATCGAGCACCAGGCCAAGAACTGGGCCAACGGCTATCAATTCCCGGCCATGCTGCGGGGCGACATCATCCGCGCGGAGATTCCGCATCAGATTCCGACCCAAACCCAGGCGCTGTTCATGAACGGGCGCCGCGCGACGTTCGCCGACCAGCGCGTGCGCGAGGCCCTCGGCCTGATGTTCGATTTCGAGTGGACCAACCGCGCACTGTTCTATGGCGCCTATCGCCGCAGCGAAAGCTACTACCCCAACAGCGAGTTCAGCGCCACCGGCAAGCCCGAAGGCGGTGAGTGGCTGCTGCTTTCACCCTATCGCAAGCAGCTTCCGGCCAAGCTGTTCAGCGAGCCGTTCCAACTGCCGCAAACCGATGGCCGCGGCATCCCGCGGGATACCCTGCGCCGTGCCCTGGGCCTGCTCGCCGAAGCGGGCTGGAAACCCTCCGATGCCGGCCTGTTGAACAGCGCCGGGCAACCGCTGCGGTTCGAGATACTGCTGGTCAATCCGCGGCTGGAGCGCATTCTCCAGCCTTATGTGGAGAATCTCGCGCGCATCGGCATCCAGGCCAACCTGCGCACCGTCGACGGCGCGCAGTACAAGCAGCGGCTGGACCACTACGATTACGACATGATCCTGATGACGCTGGTGCAGAGCCTGAGCCCCGGGATCGAGCAGCACCTGTACTTCCATTCCAGCCAGGTGGACGTCAAGGGTGGACGCAACTATGCCGGCGTCGCCAACCCCATCGTCGACGACCTGATCGGCAAGCTGCTCGCCGCGCAGACCCGCGACGAGCAGGTCGCAGCCGCCCGCGCCATCGACCGGGTGCTGCTGTGGAACCACTACACCATTCCGAACTGGTTCATCAGTAACCATCGCCTGGCGTACCGAAATCGGTTCGCCCACGTCACCACGCCGCCCTACACGCTGGGGCTGCGCGCCTGGTGGCTGAAGAGCCTGGAGAAGAGCAAATGA
- a CDS encoding ABC transporter permease: MQLSPLNQRRLALFKAHKRGWWSLWIFLALFVLSLGAEIIANDKPIVVRYDGEWFFPVFKRYPETAFGGEFPLQANYKSPYIQELIAEKDGWMIWPVIPFNYSSINYELQVPAPAPPSLENWLGTDDQGRDVLARVIYGFRISVLFAITLTLISSVIGVIAGALQGFYGGWVDLVGQRLLEIWSGLPVLYLLIILASFVQPNFWWLLGIMLLFSWMSLVDVVRAEFLRGRNLEYVRAARALGMQNGAIMFRHILPNAMVSTMTFMPFILTGAIGTLTALDFLGFGLPAGSPSLGELVAQGKANLQAPWLGISAFMVLAIMLTLLVFIGEAARDAFDPRK; encoded by the coding sequence ATGCAGTTGTCCCCCCTCAATCAGCGCAGGCTGGCACTGTTCAAGGCACACAAGCGTGGCTGGTGGTCGCTGTGGATCTTCCTCGCGCTGTTCGTGCTCAGCCTCGGCGCGGAGATCATCGCCAACGACAAGCCGATCGTGGTGCGCTACGACGGCGAATGGTTTTTCCCGGTGTTCAAGCGCTACCCGGAAACGGCGTTCGGTGGCGAGTTCCCGCTGCAGGCCAATTACAAGAGCCCATACATCCAAGAGCTGATCGCCGAGAAGGATGGCTGGATGATCTGGCCGGTCATCCCCTTCAATTATTCGAGCATCAATTACGAGCTGCAGGTGCCGGCGCCGGCACCGCCTTCGCTGGAAAACTGGCTGGGCACCGACGACCAGGGCCGCGACGTGCTGGCGCGGGTCATCTACGGCTTTCGCATCTCGGTGCTGTTCGCCATCACGCTGACCCTGATCAGCTCCGTGATCGGCGTGATCGCCGGGGCGCTGCAGGGCTTCTATGGCGGCTGGGTGGACCTGGTCGGACAGCGCCTGCTGGAGATCTGGTCGGGCCTGCCGGTGCTCTACCTGCTGATCATTCTCGCCAGCTTCGTGCAGCCCAACTTCTGGTGGCTGCTGGGCATCATGCTGCTGTTCTCCTGGATGAGTCTGGTGGATGTGGTGCGTGCCGAATTCCTGCGCGGACGCAACCTGGAGTACGTGCGCGCCGCTCGCGCGCTGGGCATGCAGAACGGCGCGATCATGTTCCGCCACATCCTGCCCAACGCCATGGTCTCCACCATGACCTTCATGCCATTCATTCTCACCGGAGCCATCGGCACCCTCACCGCCCTGGACTTCCTCGGTTTCGGCCTGCCGGCAGGCTCGCCGTCGCTGGGCGAGCTGGTCGCCCAGGGCAAGGCCAACCTGCAGGCGCCCTGGCTCGGCATCAGCGCCTTCATGGTGCTGGCGATAATGCTGACCCTGCTGGTTTTCATCGGGGAGGCGGCGCGCGATGCCTTCGACCCAAGGAAATAA
- the fabI gene encoding enoyl-ACP reductase FabI, whose product MGFLTGKRVLIVGVASKLSIASGIAAAMHREGAELAFTYQNDKLKGRVEEFAAGWGSSPELCFPCDVANDEDIARVFEELGKKWDGLDCIVHSVGFAPGDQLNGDFTEVTTREGFKIAHDISAYSFVALAKAGREMMKGRNGSLLTLSYLGAERTMPNYNVMGMAKASLEAGVRYLAGSLGPEGTRVNCISAGPIRTLAASGIASFRKMLAANEKQTPLRRNVTIEEVGNAGAFLCSDLASGISGEILYVDGGFNTTAMGSLED is encoded by the coding sequence ATGGGTTTTCTCACCGGTAAGCGCGTACTGATCGTCGGCGTTGCCAGCAAACTGTCGATTGCCTCGGGCATCGCCGCCGCCATGCATCGCGAAGGTGCAGAACTGGCTTTCACCTACCAGAACGACAAGCTCAAGGGCCGCGTCGAGGAATTCGCCGCCGGCTGGGGCTCGAGCCCGGAGCTGTGCTTCCCCTGCGACGTCGCCAATGACGAAGACATCGCCCGCGTGTTCGAGGAGCTGGGCAAGAAGTGGGACGGCCTGGACTGCATCGTTCACTCGGTCGGCTTCGCCCCGGGCGACCAGCTGAACGGCGACTTCACCGAAGTCACCACCCGCGAAGGCTTCAAGATCGCCCACGACATCAGTGCCTACAGCTTCGTCGCCCTGGCCAAGGCCGGTCGCGAGATGATGAAGGGCCGCAACGGCAGCCTGCTCACGCTCTCCTACCTGGGCGCCGAGCGCACCATGCCGAACTACAACGTGATGGGCATGGCCAAGGCCAGCCTGGAAGCCGGTGTACGCTACCTGGCTGGCAGCCTTGGCCCGGAAGGCACCCGCGTCAACTGCATCTCCGCCGGCCCGATCCGCACCTTGGCAGCCTCCGGCATCGCCAGCTTCCGCAAGATGCTCGCCGCCAACGAGAAGCAGACCCCGCTGCGCCGCAACGTCACCATCGAGGAAGTCGGCAACGCCGGTGCCTTCCTCTGCTCGGACCTGGCGTCCGGCATCAGCGGTGAGATCCTTTACGTCGACGGCGGCTTCAACACCACCGCGATGGGCTCGCTGGAAGACTGA
- a CDS encoding ABC transporter ATP-binding protein, giving the protein MSEVSIGENLVEVRDLAVEFVTGDQVQRVVEGVSFDIRKGETLALVGESGSGKSVTAHSILRLLPYPLARHPQGEIHFHGQDLIKADEKAMRKIRGNRIAMVFQEPMTSLNPLHTVGKQINEVLEIHKGLRGKAASARTLELLELVGIPEPRKRIRAYPHELSGGQRQRVMIAMALANEPELLIADEPTTALDVTVQLKILELLKELQARLGMALLLISHDLNLVRRVAHRVCVMQRGRVVEQALCEELFRSPKHPYTQELLAAEPSGGPVEVEQAAPLLEVEDLRVWFPIKKGLLRRTVDHIKAVDGVNFSLPRGQTLGIVGESGSGKSTLGLAILRLLSSRGEIRFQGQQLQGMSQRAVRPLRRQMQVVFQDPYGSLSPRMSVGQIIGEGLRIHHMGNAQEQEQAIIDALVEVGLDPETRHRYPHEFSGGQRQRIAIARALVLKPALILLDEPTSALDRTVQRQVVELLRSLQAKYNLTYLFISHDLAVVRALSHQMMVVKQGQVVEQGAAAEIFAAPQHPYTQQLLESAFMAPGAAEQPEEGQAHGFSHR; this is encoded by the coding sequence ATGTCCGAAGTTTCGATTGGCGAGAACCTGGTCGAGGTCCGCGACCTTGCCGTCGAGTTCGTCACCGGCGATCAGGTCCAGCGCGTGGTAGAGGGCGTGTCCTTCGACATCCGCAAGGGCGAAACCCTGGCGCTGGTGGGCGAAAGCGGCTCGGGCAAGTCGGTCACCGCGCATTCCATCCTGCGCCTGCTGCCCTACCCGCTGGCCCGCCATCCCCAGGGAGAGATTCATTTCCACGGGCAGGACCTGATCAAGGCGGACGAAAAAGCCATGCGCAAGATCCGTGGCAACCGTATCGCCATGGTCTTCCAGGAGCCCATGACCTCGCTCAACCCGCTGCACACGGTGGGCAAGCAGATCAACGAGGTACTGGAAATCCACAAGGGCCTGCGCGGCAAGGCCGCCAGTGCCCGCACGCTGGAATTGCTCGAGCTGGTGGGCATACCGGAGCCGCGCAAGCGCATCCGCGCCTACCCGCACGAACTGTCCGGCGGCCAGCGCCAGCGCGTGATGATCGCCATGGCCCTGGCCAACGAGCCGGAGCTGCTGATCGCCGATGAACCGACCACGGCGCTGGACGTTACCGTGCAGCTGAAGATCCTCGAACTGCTCAAGGAACTGCAGGCGCGGTTGGGCATGGCGTTGCTGCTGATCAGCCACGACCTCAACCTGGTTCGGCGGGTCGCCCATCGCGTATGTGTCATGCAGCGCGGTCGTGTCGTCGAACAGGCGTTGTGTGAAGAACTGTTCCGTTCGCCCAAGCATCCGTACACCCAGGAACTGCTCGCGGCCGAGCCCAGCGGTGGGCCGGTGGAGGTCGAGCAGGCGGCACCGCTGCTGGAGGTCGAGGATCTGCGCGTCTGGTTCCCGATCAAGAAGGGCCTGCTGCGGCGTACCGTCGATCACATCAAGGCGGTCGACGGCGTGAACTTCAGCCTGCCCCGGGGGCAGACGCTGGGGATCGTCGGCGAAAGCGGCTCGGGCAAGTCGACCCTGGGGTTGGCTATCCTTCGTCTGTTGTCCAGTCGCGGCGAGATCCGCTTCCAGGGTCAGCAGCTGCAGGGCATGTCGCAGCGCGCCGTGCGGCCGTTGCGCCGGCAGATGCAGGTGGTTTTCCAGGACCCCTACGGCAGCCTGAGCCCGCGGATGTCGGTCGGGCAGATCATCGGCGAAGGGCTGCGCATTCACCACATGGGTAATGCGCAGGAGCAGGAACAGGCAATCATTGACGCGCTCGTGGAGGTTGGTCTCGATCCGGAAACCCGGCATCGCTACCCCCACGAGTTTTCCGGCGGGCAACGGCAACGCATTGCCATTGCCCGGGCTCTGGTGTTGAAGCCGGCGCTGATACTGCTCGACGAGCCGACCTCGGCGCTCGATCGCACGGTACAGCGTCAGGTGGTGGAGCTCCTGCGCTCGTTGCAGGCCAAGTACAACCTGACCTACCTGTTCATCAGCCATGACCTGGCGGTGGTCAGGGCGCTGAGCCACCAGATGATGGTGGTCAAGCAGGGCCAGGTGGTGGAACAGGGGGCGGCTGCCGAGATATTCGCGGCACCGCAACATCCGTATACACAGCAGCTGCTGGAATCCGCCTTCATGGCGCCCGGCGCTGCCGAACAACCAGAAGAGGGACAAGCACATGGGTTTTCTCACCGGTAA
- a CDS encoding helix-turn-helix domain-containing protein: MGRYLPAETRLTELPMPTQDVVLQLFSHRSVEVPIGVPAVVEPLLVLVLAGAAQVEERTPGGQWSTVNVRAGDFFLTDTDEPYEMRWQALEGERFEVMHLYLGLPLIDQAARELLGPQSTGVALLDVSGARDETVRWLMDQLRRELLDRPQASPLYVRGLAQALAVHLLRHYRDPHGSIRRSNALPAYKLRKVIGVMNERLAEEFSLAALAQVVELSEYHFSRMFKRATGLSPSQYFIGLRMARARQLLLETPRSIIDIGLEVGYSSPSHFSQVFRREVGVTPSTYRQG; the protein is encoded by the coding sequence ATGGGCCGTTACCTGCCCGCCGAAACGCGGCTGACCGAGCTGCCAATGCCGACGCAGGACGTCGTGCTGCAGCTGTTCAGCCACCGTTCGGTCGAAGTACCGATCGGCGTGCCGGCGGTGGTGGAGCCGTTGCTGGTCCTGGTGCTGGCCGGTGCAGCGCAGGTCGAGGAGCGCACACCGGGCGGCCAGTGGAGCACGGTGAACGTCCGGGCGGGCGACTTCTTCCTGACCGACACGGACGAGCCCTACGAGATGCGCTGGCAAGCGCTGGAGGGCGAGCGCTTCGAGGTGATGCACCTGTATCTCGGCCTGCCGCTCATCGACCAGGCGGCGCGTGAACTGCTGGGGCCGCAGAGCACCGGCGTTGCCTTGCTGGACGTTTCCGGTGCACGGGACGAGACGGTGCGCTGGTTGATGGATCAGCTGCGTCGCGAACTGCTCGACCGGCCCCAAGCCAGCCCGCTGTACGTTCGTGGCCTGGCCCAGGCACTGGCAGTGCATCTGCTGCGCCACTATCGCGACCCGCACGGCAGCATCCGCCGCAGCAATGCCCTGCCCGCCTACAAGCTGCGCAAGGTCATCGGGGTGATGAACGAACGGCTGGCCGAGGAGTTCAGCCTGGCGGCGCTGGCGCAGGTCGTCGAACTGAGCGAGTACCACTTCAGCCGGATGTTCAAGCGGGCCACCGGCCTTTCACCGTCGCAGTACTTCATCGGGCTACGCATGGCGCGGGCGCGGCAGCTGCTGCTTGAAACGCCGCGCAGCATCATCGACATCGGGCTGGAGGTGGGCTACTCGAGCCCCAGCCATTTCTCCCAGGTGTTTCGTCGTGAGGTGGGCGTCACCCCCAGTACCTATCGCCAGGGCTGA